A genome region from uncultured Roseibium sp. includes the following:
- a CDS encoding ABC transporter ATP-binding protein encodes MKILLSMNGVTGGYGDADILQDVSIQVDEREIVVIVGPNGAGKSTAMKAVFGLLKVRGGSIVFDDDHITDWAPNRIVQRGICYVPQVDNIFREMTIHENLEMGAFLKKGDLSAAYDRVYELFPDLKERRKAIAGSLSGGQRQMVAMGRALMLDPKLLLLDEPTAGLSPRYMEQIFQICRDVRETGVAILLVEQHAKQALAFADRGYVLAAGQNRHEGTGAHLLADREVAEMFLGG; translated from the coding sequence GTGAAAATTCTTCTTTCGATGAATGGCGTTACCGGGGGGTACGGGGACGCTGATATTCTCCAGGATGTCTCGATCCAGGTGGACGAACGGGAAATCGTTGTGATCGTCGGTCCGAACGGAGCCGGTAAGTCGACCGCCATGAAGGCTGTCTTCGGCCTATTGAAGGTCCGTGGCGGTTCGATCGTCTTCGATGACGATCATATCACCGACTGGGCACCGAACCGGATCGTCCAGCGCGGCATCTGCTACGTGCCGCAGGTCGACAATATCTTTCGGGAAATGACGATCCACGAAAACCTGGAAATGGGCGCCTTCCTGAAAAAGGGCGACCTGTCGGCGGCTTATGACCGGGTCTATGAACTGTTTCCGGATCTCAAGGAGCGGCGCAAGGCGATTGCAGGCAGCCTGTCGGGTGGCCAACGCCAGATGGTCGCCATGGGCCGGGCACTGATGCTCGATCCCAAGCTGCTGCTTCTCGACGAGCCGACCGCCGGCCTGTCGCCACGTTACATGGAGCAGATCTTCCAGATCTGCCGGGACGTGCGCGAGACCGGTGTGGCCATTCTCCTGGTGGAGCAGCATGCCAAACAGGCACTGGCTTTCGCCGACCGCGGCTATGTGCTCGCCGCCGGGCAGAACCGGCACGAGGGCACCGGTGCCCATCTCCTCGCCGACCGTGAGGTCGCCGAAATGTTCCTCGGCGGGTGA
- a CDS encoding ABC transporter ATP-binding protein: MLELNQLVMNFSGFRAVNGCSFSVKEGSITGLIGPNGAGKTTLFNMIAGALEPTSGTIKFLNEDVTGLSSDALFHKGLVRTFQIPHEFHHLTTLENLMMVPPHQVGEGLFANWFRWGRVKKNEEEVERKAYETLEFLELTHVAHQRAGNLSGGQKKLLELGRTMMTDAKLVLLDEPAAGVNRTLLRKLEEKIQILNKERGYTFILIEHDMEMIEKLCDPVVCMAEGTVLIEGDFQTVRSDARVLEAYLGETVGDAA, translated from the coding sequence ATGCTGGAACTCAACCAGCTCGTCATGAACTTCAGCGGTTTTCGGGCCGTCAACGGATGTTCCTTCAGTGTCAAGGAAGGAAGCATCACCGGATTGATCGGACCGAATGGGGCGGGCAAGACAACGCTCTTCAATATGATCGCGGGAGCTTTGGAGCCGACCAGTGGAACCATCAAGTTCCTGAACGAGGACGTGACGGGCCTTTCGAGCGACGCTCTTTTTCATAAAGGTCTGGTGCGAACCTTTCAGATTCCGCACGAATTTCATCATCTAACTACTCTGGAAAACCTGATGATGGTGCCGCCGCATCAGGTCGGCGAGGGGCTGTTCGCCAACTGGTTCAGATGGGGGCGGGTGAAGAAGAACGAGGAGGAGGTCGAACGGAAGGCCTACGAGACCCTCGAATTCCTTGAGCTGACCCACGTTGCCCATCAGCGTGCGGGCAATCTGTCCGGCGGGCAGAAGAAGCTTCTGGAACTCGGCCGCACCATGATGACGGACGCGAAGCTGGTGCTGCTGGACGAGCCGGCGGCGGGCGTCAACCGGACGCTTCTGAGGAAGCTGGAGGAAAAGATCCAGATCCTCAACAAGGAGCGTGGTTACACCTTCATTCTGATCGAACACGACATGGAGATGATCGAGAAGCTCTGCGATCCGGTCGTCTGCATGGCCGAAGGTACCGTGCTGATCGAGGGCGATTTCCAGACCGTGCGCTCCGATGCCCGCGTGCTTGAGGCCTATCTCGGCGAGACGGTGGGGGATGCCGCGTGA
- the kynB gene encoding arylformamidase, with translation MTRLIDITPPVRAGMGVFPGDAPCRTGQTFAIGPGCPVNVAEISMSTHCGAHADAPLHYDPDGKSIDQLDLSDFLGPARLIDARGTEALCRPEEIAGQLDNAPPRILLRLAERLDPMVWPTGFRSLAPETMTLLAETGVRLIGIDVPSVDPETSKDLPSHMVARRHDMRILENLALYCAEPGDYELIALPMKLEGLDAAPVRAVLRKT, from the coding sequence GTGACGAGGCTGATCGACATCACGCCGCCGGTTCGGGCGGGAATGGGGGTTTTCCCGGGCGACGCGCCGTGCCGGACAGGTCAGACGTTTGCCATCGGGCCGGGGTGCCCGGTCAATGTGGCGGAGATTTCCATGTCCACCCATTGCGGGGCGCATGCGGATGCCCCGCTCCACTACGATCCGGACGGCAAGTCCATCGATCAGCTCGATCTTTCCGATTTTCTGGGACCAGCGCGGCTGATCGACGCGCGCGGGACGGAGGCGTTATGCCGGCCGGAGGAGATCGCGGGTCAATTGGACAACGCGCCGCCGCGCATCCTGCTTCGGCTCGCAGAGCGCCTCGACCCGATGGTCTGGCCGACGGGTTTTCGCTCCCTGGCACCGGAAACCATGACGCTTCTGGCCGAAACCGGGGTAAGACTGATCGGTATCGATGTGCCGTCCGTGGATCCGGAAACATCCAAGGATTTGCCGTCGCACATGGTTGCAAGACGTCACGATATGCGGATTCTGGAGAATCTGGCGCTTTATTGTGCCGAACCGGGGGATTATGAATTGATTGCGCTGCCAATGAAGCTAGAAGGGCTCGATGCAGCACCGGTACGGGCCGTCCTGCGGAAAACGTAG
- the kynA gene encoding tryptophan 2,3-dioxygenase, with protein sequence MSEPHTPYDPAADGAQMAFDGRMSYGDYLALDKVLTAQSPLSSAHDELLFIIQHQTSELWMKLALHEMTAAKAAVASGNLPPAFKMLTRTARIFDQLNSAWDVLRTMTPSDYTTFREALGQSSGFQSYQYRAIEFLAGNKNAAMLRPHAHVPEVHDWLTKLQRETSLYDEAIALLARSGFEIDAGHLERDPAEPYQANDSVRDAWIAVYKDPQAHWSLYELAEKLVDFEDYFRRWRFNHVTTVERVIGFKRGTGGTSGVTYLRRMLDVVLFPELWALRADL encoded by the coding sequence ATGAGCGAGCCGCATACTCCTTACGACCCGGCCGCCGACGGGGCGCAAATGGCCTTCGACGGGCGCATGTCCTACGGCGATTATCTCGCGCTCGACAAGGTGCTGACCGCCCAGTCTCCGCTGTCGTCCGCCCATGACGAGCTTCTGTTCATCATTCAGCACCAGACCTCCGAACTCTGGATGAAGCTGGCCCTGCACGAGATGACGGCGGCAAAGGCGGCCGTCGCCTCGGGTAACCTTCCTCCGGCCTTCAAGATGCTGACCCGGACCGCGCGCATCTTCGACCAGCTCAATTCGGCCTGGGACGTGCTGCGCACCATGACGCCGAGCGACTACACGACCTTTCGGGAGGCTTTGGGCCAATCCTCCGGCTTCCAGTCCTATCAGTATCGGGCGATCGAGTTCCTGGCTGGCAACAAGAATGCTGCCATGCTGCGCCCGCACGCCCATGTTCCGGAAGTCCATGATTGGCTGACGAAGCTGCAGCGCGAGACCAGCCTTTACGACGAGGCGATCGCCTTGCTGGCCCGGTCCGGGTTCGAGATCGATGCCGGTCATCTGGAACGCGATCCGGCGGAGCCCTATCAGGCCAATGACAGTGTTCGCGACGCATGGATTGCCGTCTACAAGGACCCGCAGGCCCACTGGTCGCTTTACGAGCTTGCCGAGAAGCTGGTCGATTTCGAGGATTATTTCCGGCGCTGGCGCTTCAATCACGTGACCACGGTCGAACGGGTGATCGGCTTCAAGCGCGGCACAGGAGGCACCAGCGGCGTGACCTATTTGCGGCGCATGCTGGATGTGGTTCTCTTTCCCGAACTCTGGGCGCTGAGAGCGGATCTGTGA
- the kynU gene encoding kynureninase yields MPVTHPLDENDPLASKKAAFTLPEGVIYLDGNSLGVLPAHVPDRMQEVICKQWGESLIRGWNDHDWIDLPQRVGDRIAKLIGAAPGTVVAADSTSINVFKVLAAALALRPDRKVILSDNGNFPTDLYMASGLKELLDRGHELRIVAPEDVEGAIGEDLAVLMLTEVDYKTGRKHDMKALTAKAHAAGALAIWDLAHSAGALPVDLAGTRADFAVGCGYKYLNGGPGAPAFLYVAPEHQDQVQPPLTGWMGHAAPFAFDLDYRPETGIGRMRVGTPPVLSLSALDAALDVFDDVDMTVLRRKSVSLCELFLSEVEARCPDLVLASPRDPEGRGSQISFRFDNGYALMQALIAHGVIGDFRAPETVRFGFTPLYLSHADVMRAVDILEKILNERLWDRDEFKKKQKVT; encoded by the coding sequence ATGCCTGTCACCCATCCCCTCGATGAGAACGATCCGCTGGCGTCAAAGAAGGCTGCCTTCACGCTGCCCGAGGGGGTGATCTATCTGGACGGCAATTCGCTCGGGGTCCTGCCTGCCCATGTGCCGGACCGCATGCAAGAGGTGATCTGCAAGCAGTGGGGCGAGAGCCTCATTCGGGGCTGGAACGACCATGACTGGATCGACCTGCCGCAGCGGGTCGGAGACCGGATCGCAAAGCTGATCGGTGCGGCCCCCGGCACGGTGGTTGCGGCCGACAGCACGTCCATCAACGTTTTCAAGGTGCTTGCAGCCGCCCTGGCGCTGCGTCCGGACAGAAAGGTGATCCTGTCCGACAACGGCAATTTCCCGACCGATCTCTATATGGCGAGCGGCTTGAAAGAGCTGCTCGATCGGGGCCACGAACTGCGGATCGTGGCGCCGGAAGACGTCGAAGGTGCCATCGGCGAGGACCTTGCCGTCCTGATGCTGACGGAAGTCGACTACAAGACCGGCCGCAAGCATGACATGAAGGCCCTGACGGCAAAGGCTCATGCGGCAGGCGCTCTGGCGATCTGGGATCTGGCCCATTCCGCAGGCGCTCTGCCGGTGGACCTTGCTGGCACGAGAGCCGATTTCGCTGTCGGTTGCGGCTACAAGTATCTGAATGGCGGTCCCGGTGCTCCGGCCTTTCTCTATGTCGCGCCCGAGCATCAGGATCAGGTCCAGCCCCCGCTGACTGGTTGGATGGGTCATGCGGCACCGTTTGCCTTCGATCTCGACTATCGCCCGGAGACCGGGATCGGCCGCATGCGGGTCGGGACGCCACCTGTCCTGTCGCTCTCCGCGCTTGATGCCGCGCTCGACGTGTTTGACGACGTGGACATGACCGTGTTGCGCCGGAAGTCGGTGTCCCTGTGCGAACTCTTCCTGTCCGAGGTCGAGGCGCGTTGTCCGGACCTGGTGCTTGCGAGCCCGCGCGATCCGGAAGGTCGCGGCAGCCAGATCTCTTTCCGTTTCGACAACGGCTACGCCTTGATGCAGGCGCTGATCGCCCATGGGGTCATCGGCGACTTCCGTGCGCCGGAGACAGTGCGTTTCGGCTTCACGCCGCTTTACCTCTCCCATGCCGATGTGATGCGCGCCGTCGATATCCTTGAGAAGATTCTGAACGAGCGCCTGTGGGACCGGGATGAATTCAAGAAGAAGCAGAAGGTAACCTGA
- a CDS encoding GntR family transcriptional regulator, translating to MSQTNSAYETLRRALLDCEIAPDTPLTISSLKARFGFGWTPLREALSRLEAESLVTFEKNKGYRVAPVSVAGLKDLQLARTAIEATLFTRSIARGGDTWEADLVAAHYLLAQASPPTPGAVTAEGIHWEERHDTFHAALLSAADAPWLTHLAHQTTDQLHRHHRFILNGADVADQLGGIQGDRIRDVFDRTLGIAHHTQLMDAALARDPIEATRLLEEHIGFTLAVYETLWPEAGN from the coding sequence ATGTCCCAAACGAACTCCGCCTATGAAACCCTGCGCCGCGCGCTTCTGGACTGCGAAATCGCGCCGGATACGCCGCTGACGATCTCCAGCCTGAAAGCCCGTTTCGGTTTCGGTTGGACCCCGCTGCGCGAGGCGCTGTCACGGCTGGAAGCGGAAAGCCTGGTGACATTCGAAAAGAACAAGGGCTATCGGGTTGCGCCCGTCTCCGTCGCCGGCCTGAAGGATCTTCAGCTGGCACGAACCGCCATTGAAGCCACCCTCTTCACCCGTTCCATCGCCCGCGGCGGCGACACCTGGGAAGCTGATCTCGTCGCGGCCCATTACCTGCTGGCCCAGGCCTCTCCCCCCACCCCCGGCGCCGTAACGGCTGAAGGCATCCACTGGGAGGAACGGCACGATACCTTTCACGCAGCCCTTCTTTCGGCAGCCGATGCTCCCTGGCTGACGCACCTCGCCCACCAGACCACCGACCAACTCCACAGGCATCACCGGTTCATCCTGAACGGCGCCGATGTGGCGGACCAACTCGGAGGAATTCAGGGGGATCGGATCCGGGACGTTTTCGACAGGACACTTGGAATCGCCCATCACACACAGCTTATGGACGCGGCCCTTGCCCGCGATCCGATTGAAGCGACACGTCTCCTGGAAGAACACATCGGCTTCACTCTTGCGGTCTACGAGACACTTTGGCCGGAAGCCGGAAATTAG